One Budorcas taxicolor isolate Tak-1 chromosome 13, Takin1.1, whole genome shotgun sequence DNA window includes the following coding sequences:
- the CST7 gene encoding cystatin-F, with protein sequence MPAAGALLAVCGLVLSVLGKPSPDFCSQILKSDVKPGFPKTIKTNNPDVLRAARHSAESFNNCSNDAFLFRESRISRALVQIVKGLKFMLDVDIGRTTCRKNGHANLDGCGFQTNRTLQWTLSCYSEVWVIPWLQTTEVSILHCH encoded by the exons ATGCCTGCCGCCGGGGCGCTGCTGGCCGTCTGCGGCCTGGTCCTGAGTGTCTTGGGGAAGCCTTCGCCAG ACTTTTGCTCCCAGATCCTTAAGTCAGATGTGAAACCAGGATTTCCCAAGACCATCAAGAccaacaacccagatgtcctcaGGGCGGCCCGACACAGCGCCGAGAGCTTCAACAACTGCAGCAATGACGCCTTCTTGTTCCGGGAGTCCCGCATCAGCAGAGCCCTTGTCCAG ATAGTGAAAGGCCTGAAGTTCATGCTGGACGTGGACATTGGCAGAACCACCTGCAGGAAGAACGGGCATGCAAACCTGGATGGCTGCGGCTTCCAGACCAACCGTACCCTGCAGTGG ACCCTCAGCTGCTACTCTGAAGTCTGGGTCATCCCCTGGCTACAGACTACCGAGGTGTCCATCCTCCACTGTCACTGA